The Metallosphaera hakonensis JCM 8857 = DSM 7519 genome includes the window ATCAGACAAACTCTCAACAACTCTAGCCTCGACGTACTCCTCTCCCACCGTGTAAAGATCCTTCTCCATAACTATTCATTTCCTGGGAGTGTTCTCATGCAGTCATCTTATTCGATAACTACCTGTAAAATTATATCAGATGTTCTCTAATATGCTGTACTCCCCTCAAATAGGCCAGGTTCAAGGGAGTCTCCTCGTCCGAGAAAACATGCGGGTTCATGACGTTCAACAGGGCCAGGCTGTAGTCCGTCATCCCTCTGCTCCTGTTGACGGCCTTCGTGTCCCTGGCTAGCCGAGCTAAGTGCGACCTACAGAACGAGTTGTAACTCTCCGCGGTGTGGGTGTACTTCTTGCCCACGACGTGGTGATCTAGGACTTGATAGATTGAGTAGGCGTCGGTGTAGTGGACCTCGCACTTGGGAAGAGAACTCCAGAGGAAGCGGAAGGTGTTGTAGTCCCTGTCGCCGGTGACGAAGAAGGGAACTCCGTCGACCAGGGCGTTCCAGATCCAGAGGTTCTGTCGTCTAGGACCGCGTCTCACGTGTACGTAAGTCCAGCTCTCGTCTAGAACCGCGAACTTCGCCCTGAAGGCCTTCAATTGGGCTTGCAGGATCAACAGGTTAACGTAGGCCTTCAAGCCGGCCCTCTTCACTAAGCTGTAGACCGTGGTCAAGGGCCTTCCCTCAACCTTGGATATTCCCCTCAAGCTCATCCTGTTGGTGTACTCCTTCAAGATTCTCTCCCTCTGCTCCCTGCTCATCCTGTGACTCGCAGTTCCGTAAAAGGTCCTCCCGCAGACCTTACACCTGTACTTGCTCTTCCCTCTTGACGAACCGTTCCTGACCACGCGGTCCGAGTTGCAGGACGGACATCTCGGCCTCGCGTCCTTCCTCCTCTTGATCCCGAGTTTCTTGATGTAATAATACAAAGTGGAGGGCGGTATCTTGAGCTTGGTGACCTGCACTCCCATCACGTAAGCCGCGAGGGCGAAGGCGATTTCCTCTGGTCTGTGCTTTCGGGGCTTAAGGTTTAAATTTCTTAGAACGAGAAGTATAAGTTGTGCGAGGGCTACGAGGTTCATGGCATACACCTAAAGAACCTCGAGGTCCTCGCACATAAGTCTTTTCGATCCCACGCGTCCTCAAGTATTCAAGTCCACTCGTTGTAAGGACCACAAAAGCCCTTGAAGAGATTTCTGCCTCGCATTAATATTTTTACAGGTACTTATCGAATAAGATGACTGCATGAGAACACTCCCCATTTCCTGAATACACTTAAAACTATTATTCTTATTAATGCTTTGTGAGTACTTCAATTTATTTCAAGGGAATAATATGCTATAAATAGATTTTTTAATCATTGTATTATAACTTGGTAGTTATGTCTTGACCTTGATTCCTGGAGCCCTGCCCACGATCAGTTTGACCATGTGGATCATCCATGAGAAAGCCCAAAACTTGAGCACGGCTCCCACTATCAGACGAAAACTTGTGGTCTTTACGCTCCCCAAAGATGCGTTTCTCGAGAAGAGGGGCTCCATGAGGCATCTCACCCCGTAGCCCTTCTCATACCTCTAACTCTCGTAATCCATCTTCCTGAACTTGCTAATGTTTCTGACAAGTTCTTAGGTAGGGACAAGAGATGTCTAGGTCAAATACTTACTAGAAACACTACCGTACATTACTTCTGGATATGCTTATTTGATGGGCGTTCTTCACGGGGCAACGGCCTCGACCCGTAGACCTTGTTGGCGTCGTAGGTCTTATCGTAAAGCTTCTTCGCTTCCTTACCCTGGACCTTTAGGTCCTCTACGGTCTCGATCGCAACCTCATTTGTAGCGGCCTCAGCGTTAACCATGTAGAACTCTCCCTTGTCCATGCCCACCTGGTGCTTGAGGAACTTGGAGTACTCCTTCTTGATACTCTGTGCGACCACGTATTGGCCTCCCATCTGTGATACCCGGGCCGTCAATGACCTCAAGTTCCTCGTCGGCCTCAGGGAAGGCCAACTTCATTTCTGAGACCCTCTTCCCTATTGTGGACTAGTCCAGACTTGTGGGACGATTTTCGCCCTCTTCAAGGCCCTGAGCACTCCCTTCCCTGTAAGAACAGGTATAGGAGGCTAGGAAGTCGCTGAACTCCTTGGACTTGTACTTGACCTTAACGTACCTGTTCTCCTCCTGAAGTTCTCACCAGTGGTTTAAGACTTCGAAGGAAAACATCAACTCGTATCTAGTCACCACTTTCTCGTCGTACTTGCTTCAGTTCCTTGTTAGTATTTCTGACAAGTCCTTAGTTAGGGACAAGAGATGTCTAGGTCAAATACTTACTGGAACTACTAGTGCACTTACTCCTCTCCATGAGTAATACTCTACCCAGTTATTTAAAAATTCTGTATAATTCTGATGCGATTCACAAGTCAAAACAAAAAGAAGGCGCAACTATACTTCCTGAGACTTTGAAGGGCAACGTAACTTTCTCTGATATATCGAGTGACTTTGGATGTTATAGTGCGCTTTAGACTAAGACTAAGTATAACGACGACCTTGCAACTTTTTAAAGCTAGGGGAAAATAGTTTGAGTAATGGAAAGAGAAGAGACGAAATCTACATATGTTAATGAGATAGGGATTACGAATCTTAGAGGAAGGAAAGTTTTGGATCATGACAATTTGAAAAATCCCATACTCCACCCAAAGAAGATTAATGTGATTACGGGATGTAACAGCTCCTTCAAGACTACCTTCCTCGAAACACTTACAGTTGCATTATATATGAGCTCATCCAGTACCCCCAATTCACGGCTCATAATGAACTTATCTTCTACCTTGAGGATGGACAATTTATGGTTCTACTTTCTCGCGAGGGACGGGTTTGAGCTTACACTTAACGATTACAATGTAAGTAATGCGTTAGGTGAAGAGTTTAAGACCTTAATGCCACCATTTAATCCAGTTACAAAACCAGTGGGATTTAAGTTATATGAAGGGGGTAAGACTCTCAGGATTTTAAGGATTGATGTACAACCTATTCCTTCTGGTATTAACATATCTCTTGTTGATAGTGTTCTAGATCAATCAACTCCCCTGCCAAAATACTCGTTTATATCCTTTTCAATTCCCAATCCCTTGACGCAAGAATTTGTTACAGCCTTCATGCCTTTGACGAACTTTTCGAAAATAAAAGAGATTATAAAAAAGGTCCTGGACTACGATTTAATAGGTTCAAAGTTTGACGAATTCGGTAGACCTACTATCATAATCTCTGACGGCAACAGAGACATCGAAATACAATTTTTGGGAAGCGGTATTGCTTCCCTAATACTCTTAACTATGGCTTCGAGTAACGACGTTGTGATCTTTGATAATATTGAAAATCACCTTCACCCCCAGCTTATGTTAAAGGCCATAGACCTAATGAAGGAGAGTAGTTCCCAGTGGTTCATAACTACCCAAAGCGCTGAGTTCCTTAACTACTTACTGAATGAGGATCCGCGAGAAGTTATGGTCTACGAGTTCCTCAGGAGAGGTGACATACATATTCGCCAAATAGACGGAGAAAACGCCAAGGAGTTGATCAATGAGCTATATGAAGACCTAAGAGGAAACTGCTAAATGATGGTAATTCTCGTTGAGGGTATAACAGATGTTGAATTCGTTGCTGGACTATTAAGAATTGATAATTTTGAACAAGCTGGATCTAGAGCGAAGAGAATCGTATCTAAGTACAGATGCTATCAAGGCGATGACATACTTATTTGTGAAGGTGGAGGGAAAAATAACATATGCAGAAGAAGTAAGGAAATAAGTGAAATATTAGAAAATAGAGGAATTAGATTTAAGCTTTGCCATTTATTGGACGG containing:
- a CDS encoding AAA family ATPase; protein product: MEREETKSTYVNEIGITNLRGRKVLDHDNLKNPILHPKKINVITGCNSSFKTTFLETLTVALYMSSSSTPNSRLIMNLSSTLRMDNLWFYFLARDGFELTLNDYNVSNALGEEFKTLMPPFNPVTKPVGFKLYEGGKTLRILRIDVQPIPSGINISLVDSVLDQSTPLPKYSFISFSIPNPLTQEFVTAFMPLTNFSKIKEIIKKVLDYDLIGSKFDEFGRPTIIISDGNRDIEIQFLGSGIASLILLTMASSNDVVIFDNIENHLHPQLMLKAIDLMKESSSQWFITTQSAEFLNYLLNEDPREVMVYEFLRRGDIHIRQIDGENAKELINELYEDLRGNC
- a CDS encoding IS1 family transposase yields the protein MNLVALAQLILLVLRNLNLKPRKHRPEEIAFALAAYVMGVQVTKLKIPPSTLYYYIKKLGIKRRKDARPRCPSCNSDRVVRNGSSRGKSKYRCKVCGRTFYGTASHRMSREQRERILKEYTNRMSLRGISKVEGRPLTTVYSLVKRAGLKAYVNLLILQAQLKAFRAKFAVLDESWTYVHVRRGPRRQNLWIWNALVDGVPFFVTGDRDYNTFRFLWSSLPKCEVHYTDAYSIYQVLDHHVVGKKYTHTAESYNSFCRSHLARLARDTKAVNRSRGMTDYSLALLNVMNPHVFSDEETPLNLAYLRGVQHIREHLI